The DNA window GGGGGCCTGGGGAGAACCTGCAGAGACAGGCCTTCTCCACTGGAAAGATCTGTCTCTGGGGTATCTTGGTTCTCAGCCTCATTGAAGGCTGAGGAATGTAAGAGATCTATGAACTCTGGCGGGCAGTCTAGCACTGGGCCAGGGTCTTTGACAGTGAggtggaggggcaactaggtggcacagtggataaagcaccagccctggagtcaggagaacctgagttcaaatctggcctcagacacttgacacttactagctgtgtgaccctgggcaagtcacttaaccctcattgccctgcaaaaaaacaaaaaataaaacaaaaaacacacaaaacaacaacaaaaaaagacagtgaCGTGGTCCAGAGCTTTAGGGGGCAGATACCACCTGGTTGTCCCTCCTTCACACACACCAATCCCCTGCCAGGGCcataccccctcccctccctccccaatattGTACCCCTGTGTCTGAAGTATGCTGGGAGAGGAACAaggaaattaaagggaaaaaaactacAGAGGGAATCCGGAAGCAGGCCCCTGGCCTGGGCCCTGGGCTCTCTCCagccctcttcttccccttcctcttcctcctatcTGGCCCCTGGTGCTTCTCTCTCCTCTGGTTCCTTACACTGGATAGTTGGGCAGAGAGGCCACAGAGGCCTGCAGCTATAGGGTGGTGGGTGAGCCTGGACCTCTATCCTTCTCTCCTGATACATAATCTCCAGTGGGGTTATTTCTCCTCCCTCActcagaggaagggggagggacagAGGCAGACAAGATGGGACAAAGGGGAGAGGGGCAGATCTCCATACAACACCTTCCTCAAGATGTCCCCTCTGACTTCTTTGCCCCCATCTCCAGGCCTGTGTTAGGACTTTCAATAACACCCCTGTCCAGATATTGGAGAAGGTCCAGGATATCTTTGTAAAAACCAGTGACCTCCTCATGAAGGACTGGCGTGTCTTCGACCGTGACTGCACCAGTAGCTTTGACAAATGTGTCAGCTCAGGTAAGAGAGGGCTGGGGGCTGCCAGAGGAGAGGGATGGGAGATGAGGATTGTGGgactgggaggggagaggaggcccTCCGAGGGTCAAGGGGATTTGGGATCCCCcgacttgggggtgggggcagggagagcaATACTTGGATGACTTAGCTAGCCCGGGGCAGTGATCCTGCCTGAGCTCAGGTGTGTGCATAGCTGTCTCCATGAACatagagggggagggaggtatGTGCTCATGAGCATTAACAGTCAAATGTGCTTTCCAGTCTGTGCACACGTGCTTGCTTGTCTGTGCATCTACAGATCCCAAGGGCCTAGGGGTTGGAATTGTAAGACCCAAGTGTGGAGGGGGTAGGGTGTGCACTGAGGCACTTTGCGTGGGTTGTGGCTAGAGGTGCCCCGATTAAGATACGGGGTTCAGTTGAGAGCAGTCTCCCAGACTCAAGGTCCTTACCCTGGGAACCCCGCTAGAAATTCTCTGGGATGGAGATGACTGGGGAAGGCCTCCACACCCCCCCCTTTTCTTCAATGTCCCCAAAGTGCAAGTGTCAGCTTCTAGGGGCCAGGAGGTCAGGATGAGGGAGGGAGTGTCACTTTGGACTCCGGCTCCTACACCCAGCATACGTGTGCCCTCTCTGTCCTTGTCTCCACATTCCAATGTCATGCGTGCCAGCTTACCACACCTGTCCTTGTTCCCTGTCTCAGCCGGTGCCTCTCTGTCCGAGATGGGCACTGACCCCTACTATTCCGCCAGATTCTAGGGCCCCTTCCTAGGAGTGGCCAAGGCCTCACGCTACCTGGTGATGGCTAAGCACATATGTCACGTGCTCCAGCGGTCCTGGGCCTCAGGCTTTCTCACTTGGGCTCTGGCCTGTCCCTTCATACCAACTGCCCGGCcaacccctccctctctttctccctctccctctcatgcTGCCCCCTGGGCTCCATGAGCCCATCTCTCTGCTCTCTGGTCTGCATGCAGCGCTATGGGCTCTGGGTGTGAGTGCCTGGCTTGGAGACAGTTGCTCAGCCTCCCTCACCTGGCTACCTTAGATCTGTGATTGGACACCTAGGATCTCAGGGTGGCTGAGGCCCTGTGCTAGCTGCTCCATaacccagccccaccccacccttaaCCAGCTCTAGCTTTCTTCCTTTATCACCTGTCTCCTCCAAAGCTTGCTTCCCTTGCTTTCTGATAATTGGACTTAATGGTTTCCATTCTGTTTCTGGATGGGGCACGTCCAGTTGgcatcctcttcccttttccttctcagtAACCTAGATGCTGAGTAGGGGGGTGGTGAGGGGACCCCCCCCAGCTTCATTCTCCCTTTCTTGGCACCCTTTGGGAAAGCTGTGCTATAGGCTGGTGACtctatctccctcccccctccctctctctctccccctttctccctgtgGTTCTTTCAGATGTGGTGACCAAGCCTGATTGCAACTGCCTGCCCCCCAGAACCACCCCTAGCAGTAAGCTGGCCTCTGTCCCCATCCAtagctcctctctccctccacagCCCCAGTGGCCAACTTGGCCTGGGGAGACTCTGAGGGGACAGAGGGCAAATCTCTCATGCCCAGTGACCTGCCACCTCAAACTACAGCCCAGGGCAGTGCAGCGTCGAGTCCCCCGGAGCACCTGTGGAAGCGTGGAGTCAATGGACACTGAGGGCACGCTCTCTGCTTCCCAGTCCCTGGTGGGATCTGAGATGGAGTCCCGGAGCACGAGTCCTCCCCCTGACTTGTCCGATTCCCTAGGATAAAGGGCCTTCTCAACTCTGCACTCGACACTGACTCAGCTCTAGGGGATGCCTCAGGTGATGTCAGCCCTGAGTCTAAGAGACAGAGGCTCCCCTTTCTCCTGTTGGGAGGGGGAACTATCCAGACAGGGACTGCAGTCCAGATGAGCTCCTCGCCACTCCCTCGACGCCTGTTCTTGCACAGGGACTGCTGGCCCCAAGTGAGGAATGACCACCTGCAGATGAGGGCAGTAACCCATTGGCTGGCCAGGCCAGAGATTATTCATCAGAGGAGATGGTGGAGGTATCCAGGGCCTGGGCTCACCCACTACCCAGCTGCTACACTCTGAGGAAACCCAGGGCATCTCCAGCCTCCCTGCTCAGCCTGGTTTCCCCAGAAGCCCTCCTGGGGCATTCCCCGACCCCGAGAGGAGCTGGAGGGCAAGAGAAGCACTAGGGTCCGGAGGAACACTGCCAagctggaaggaggaagaggaggccaAGGTTTTGGAGAGAAGCGAGGGCCAGCGGGGGCCCACAAGGGCTTTTTAACTCGCTTCCTTTGACTGACACAGGCCCCAAGAGGCAGAATGTGGGAAGCTCTGTCCTTCAGTCCCCAGGGTTCTTTCTCCTATGTACTGGTATCCCAGCATCCTCCTGGTCCTCCTAGCAGTGGCGGCCTCCTGTTCTACAAGCAGAGGCAGCGGGTAAGAGAAAGGAGGGCAGTTGGAAGGAGGGTGGGGATGGGTAAGTGTTTGAATTGGGGGTCTAGGGTTAGACTTGAGAATGATGCTTAATTGGGGATCAAAACTTGGGATTGGCATTAAATTAAGATCAACATTAGGCTGAGGACTTAGGTTGGCTGAGATCAGTAGTTTGGGTGTGTCTTGGGCTGTGCTGGGGTTCTATAGACACTGGGAGAAATAGGATTGGACAGAATAAGAGAGAATGACCATAGAACCAAAGCAAGAATTGATGTGCTGTTTTGAGCACAGGACTGAACCCTGGGACACCATCTTGAAAGGGATATTGGATATGGGAAGTATATCcatggatcatagatttggaagggatattagagataAGAAGAGGAGAAATCCAAGGACGGactaatcaataaatcaacagcatttattaagcacctactgtgtgtgccaggcactgttttaggGAAACAAACACGAAGAATGACAAAATCCCTGCTTGCAAGAAGCCTATACTCTAACAGAGAAGACAAGTACATATAGacaagagaggggaagaattccTCCCCAAAACCCCCTGAGGTCACCACCCAAATGTCACAGATAAGAGGTGGTCAGAAGACTCAGATGTGCAGGGAACTCAATGACCAATGGAGACCGAGAAGTACCAGTTGGGTTTAAAATGAGAGATGAATGATTCGAGATCTTGATGGGCACAGTTTTTGGTGAAGGTAGGAAAGGAATCTGggcaataatagctagcatttatatagccctttaaggtttgtgaagcactttacaaatatatcatttcatcTCCTCACAATCATCTTGGGTAGTGGTGGTtgttgttacccccattttacagaggagaaattgAAGCAGAGTTCAGGTGACTTGCtcgggtcacacaggtagtaagtctctgagaacggatttgaactcaggtcttcctgactctagatttaacattatctactgtgccacttagttgtcaATGAGGACGTTCAAAAAAACTGGATAGACAGCTCTTCTGAAAGGTTTTGAGATGATTGGTATGAAATAGAGGAGAATCTGGAGGGGAATGAATGGGGTGAAGTGATCCAGGCATATTGATGCCCTGGA is part of the Dromiciops gliroides isolate mDroGli1 chromosome 4, mDroGli1.pri, whole genome shotgun sequence genome and encodes:
- the CSF1 gene encoding LOW QUALITY PROTEIN: macrophage colony-stimulating factor 1 (The sequence of the model RefSeq protein was modified relative to this genomic sequence to represent the inferred CDS: inserted 9 bases in 8 codons; deleted 3 bases in 2 codons; substituted 1 base at 1 genomic stop codon) is translated as MSPRGAGGSCPLKTWLGSWFLLPCFLVVWSFPTHGSETCKRLITPNHLMMLQELIDSQMETSCHVTFKFADQDQLKDSICYLKKAFPLIQDXFEEIIRFKDNSSNYKTSRNLHELYLNLRDEGCVTXEHEKRDEACVRTFNNTPVQILEKVQDIFVKTSDLLMKDWRVFDRDCTSSFDKCVSSDVVTKPDCNCLPPRTTPSSKLASVPIHSXLSPSTAPVANLAWGDSEGTEGKSLMPSDLPPQTTAQGSAXRRVPRSTCGSVESMDTEGTLSASQSLVGSEMESRSTSPPPDLSDXPRIKGLLNSALDTDSALGDASGDVSPESKRQRLPFLLLGGGTIQTGTAXPDELLATPSTPVLAQGLLAPSEEXPPADEGSNPLAGQARDYSSEEMXGGIQGLGSPTTQLLHSEETQGISSLPAQPGFPRSXSWGIPRPREELEGKRSTRVRRNTAKLEGGRGGQGFGEKRGPAGAHKGFNSLPLTDTGPKRQNVGSSVLQPQGSFSYVLVSQHPPGPPSSGGLLFYKQRQRHRQELQPAETAMEQPEIRRPLNKEEDRQVELPV